The sequence CAAGTTTTCTCCCATCGTTTCGGGTGATTCATCATGAGCAAAACCTGGAGGATCTGTAGCGATCTCAAATAAGATGTCTCCGTGTTCTTTGAAGTATATGGCATTGAAGTAATTACGGTCTCTTACTTCTGTTACCCCAAAGCCAGAATTCCCGACGAATTCTTGCCACTCCAATTGGTCTTGGTCATCTTTTGCACGCCAGGCAATGTGATGCACTGTCCCCACGCCCATTTCTCCACGACCAAGAGGCGTTGTTTTTAAATCGATAATATTTCCAATATCGCCGTAAGAACGGAAACGTGTTAAGTCCCCTTCTTCACCAAGTTTTTCAAGCCCCATTACGTCTTCAAGCGTTGTTGCTGTTTCCTTTGGGCGACTTGAAAGCAATGTTGCCCCGCCGAAGCCTTTAATCGCTACATCTGGCGTGATGTCACCAATTGTATACGTATTTACGTCTCCATCTTCTCGCTCTACCAATTCCAGTTGAAGACCATGTGTGTCTTCAAACAATACATAC is a genomic window of Sporosarcina oncorhynchi containing:
- a CDS encoding ring-cleaving dioxygenase, with the protein product MMKTAGIHHITAIVGHPQENVDFYAGVLGLRLVKKTVNFDDPGTYHLYFGNGAGKPGTIITFFPWANAFQGKIGAGQVGVISFVVPMGALSFWENRLERLNIHYTKETRFNETYVLFEDTHGLQLELVEREDGDVNTYTIGDITPDVAIKGFGGATLLSSRPKETATTLEDVMGLEKLGEEGDLTRFRSYGDIGNIIDLKTTPLGRGEMGVGTVHHIAWRAKDDQDQLEWQEFVGNSGFGVTEVRDRNYFNAIYFKEHGDILFEIATDPPGFAHDESPETMGENLMLPAQYEQHREKLTESLIPITVRSVD